Proteins from one Cryptomeria japonica chromosome 4, Sugi_1.0, whole genome shotgun sequence genomic window:
- the LOC131875315 gene encoding replication protein A 70 kDa DNA-binding subunit A-like: MNAGDDIPSPLLQLLSFEKMFGDPNDNDRYKIILSDGMYMQIAILPPKYADLLHAETLKIGSILLLTNYACRYVWNTRSIIIFTLDVKQTDCHLLGKPRYLFKEQEEQMLGRETPPSTKCALKFGAELPSPQNPPSENISPIKSLNPYQNNWTIKGRVTNKRKMHQYNTPERNGQVFSFDIIDEEGCEIRITSFDEIAELHYHRVEKGASYVLSKGTVKEANTTEIKTCFTPIDEVLTTANNTLVDVLGAVVDVREISVIHRKDGSTVNKRIVKINDMSTLTIDVNLWGPPSEQLGSDLKNMHASGTFVILVVQNARVGYFNGKVINTSASTIFEIDPSIPEVDPLRLRGAISKEPAPQISDLKKARKKEQNRIYHAKHRDEISIKRQYKRLNQNMDSNFLQPLPNLVAADSSGIPIPHILPPSSKKHPSAMLQPHSAVLTQSAAQYEQPCKQPLPIGQQTNAASIAMVTPISEHLRSSAFTDALASFWTKIDSLSHLHICSTCKEKYVGMHVKLTQPVVICARCYNEKGVH; this comes from the exons ATGAATGCTGGAGATGATATCCCTTCACCATTGCTGCAGCTTTTGTCATTTGAAAAAATGTTTGGTGATCCAAATGACAATGACAGATACAAAATAATATTGTCAGATGGCATGTATATGCAGATAGCCATTTTGCCACCCAAGTATGCTGACTTATTGCATGCAGAGACGTTGAAGATAGGCTCTATTCTTTTGTTGACAAACTATGCTTGTCGATATGTTTGGAACACAAG GTCCATCATTATATTCACTCTTGATGTGAAACAAACGGATTGTCATTTGCTTGGAAAACCTCGATACCTCTTTAAAGAACAGGAAGAGCAAATGTTGGGCCGAGAAACCCCACCCTCCACTAAATGTGCTCTTAAATTCGGTGCAGAGTTGCCTTCCCCACAAAATCCTCCCTCTGAAAATATCAGCCCTATTAAAAGCTTGAACCCTTACCAGAACAATTGGACCATAAAAGGCCGCGTAACAAATAAGAGGAAGATGCATCAATATAACACGCCAGAGCGTAATGGCCAAGTTTTTAGTTTCGATATTATAGACGAAGAGGGTTGTGAAATTAGAATCACTTCCTTTGACGAAATAGCAGAACTGCACTATCACCGAGTTGAAAAAGGAGCTTCATATGTTCTTTCCAAAGGTACTGTAAAAGAAGCAAACACA ACTGAAATAAAAACATGCTTCACCCCTATTGATGAAGTTCTCACCACTGCCAACAATACTTTGGTTGATGTTCTTGGTGCTGTTGTTGATGTTAGAGAGATTTCTGTGATTCATAGGAAGGATGGCTCTACAGTAAACAAGAGAATAGTAAAAATAAATGATATGTCAACTTTGACAATAGATGTTAACCTTTGGGGCCCGCCGTCAGAACAACTAGGCAGTGActtgaagaatatgcatgcatctgGAACATTTGTCATCCTTGTTGTTCAAAATGCAAGGGTTGGTTATTTCAACGGAAAAGTCATTAATACTTCAGCGTCTACAATTTTTGAAATTGACCCTTCTATTCCTGAAGTAGACCCACTCCGTTTAAGAGGCGCT ATCTCCAAAGAGCCAGCTCCACAAATATCAGATTTGaaaaaagctagaaagaaagaGCAAAATAGGATCTACCATGCAAAACATAGAGACGAAATTTCTATAAAGCGGCAATACAAACGCCTTAATCAAAACATGGATTCCAATTTTTTGCAACCATTGCCAAATCTGGTTGCAGCCGACTCTTCGGGTATCCCCATACCTCACATATTGCCACCCTCATCTAAAAAACATCCATCAGCTATGCTCCAGCCACATTCAGCTGTGCTCACCCAGTCAGCCGCACAATATGAACAACCTTGCAAGCAACCTTTACCAATTGGTCAGCAAACAAATGCTGCTTCTATTGCTATGGTGACACCAATCTCAGAACATCTCAGATCTTCTGCATTTACAGATGCATTGGCTTCTTTCTGGACAAAAATAGATAGCTTGTCGCATCTACACATATGTTCAACTTGCAAAGAAAAGTATGTTGGTATGCATGTCAAATTAACTCAACCTGTTGTCATTTGCGCAAGATGCTATAACGAGAAGGGTGTTCACTGA
- the LOC131875513 gene encoding disease resistance protein RPV1-like has translation MECDPLTAVAPCESSKQYNVFINHRGPDVKHNLAIGLHGSFQEANIDAYLDIKDNELGDSIPSNIKNAILSASVHVAILSARYAQSAWCLAELTLMLQTGATIIPVFYNVKPSDLRHKLRRSYRKAFSRFREKGRYLNQLEEWKGSLEAVSYYMGEEVIWKPNLDTNELRNRLVFKVEKLLVKRSVHLELERTVQEKRNVPLQVARYKVGLNGLIEDFKKSWCQKSRERNGFFGIYGSGGSGKTTLAKEFFNRNFSDYERSSFLFNVRETSDNGKLASLQNKLLTDLFPTWNQKITSIEEGRILLKYSLQNLSSFIVVIDDVDDLRQLNALVPFYNLNNRSLVIVTAREKCVLTEADISVHYKIKRMKPQHGIELFSYYAFDKPDPPIEYFDLVSRFVEKCQGLPLSIQVLGCHVSHGIKNGSMLELENVRKTLDIKGLLQLCYDTLEEEEKEIFLDIACLFIEKSVKIAKRLWKAKGWNAERALQTLENKCFVDVVPQGFDEEPPADVFRMHHELRQLGTEMARERQIRRPWRQNDKLLVLNNFKKVLQIKDESFRCLNSIRDMSITYFLEKSRTTSALQWIEFNSKSIPSWIPLQNLEGLSITAAGIPKRWWQEHKQGPQNLKELLCEFTELHCTEKEVLKKNWNKYSMSLGMLSGLESLILKLKSKGKRTDIEVEWSSFLESVIEPASLVTLGLFGCCIKGNIHLNSSRQPADTTFLGCLETITLNNLRNTSKVSIIGNYCPILKCLKIESMEALVEVNLEGLERLKCLKVFECHKLKKLLGSGMLELEMLSIESCSELETLLNLQGLRSLKRIRIMFCEVLQAINGMKCLSSVEDVTITGCSALSNLTGIEELKRLRGMILSGGSMWKCVSGFERLPSEFTVVMGRPAMSSLNEDGICKVISTVDSHDRFESRREGYQKLRSLQKSQQSFGAIILCAMVVSKSPAYMDREPQFGGTVPLSWGSDEKLVYTIVVTDPNETSIVSNGIPSYCWMPTFELINRRGCLHPEVRGRIVEGFIIGLNKGRECETLPILKILTDQLYTAEVVTDTDTDYDSDWGDNS, from the exons ATGGAGTGCGATCCATTGACTGCTGTTGCACCATGTGAATCCTCAAAACAGTATAATGTATTCATTAACCACAGAGGACCTGATGTAAAACATAATCTGGCCATCGGCCTTCACGGATCATTTCaggaagctaacattgatgcatatCTAGATATTAAAGATAATGAGCTTGGAGATTCAATTCCTTCCAACATAAAGAACGCCATACTCTCTGCTTCAGTTCATGTAGCAATTTTATCAGCAAGATATGCGCAGTCTGCATGGTGTTTAGCTGAGTTAACTCTGATGTTACAAACCGGGGCTACAATTATTCCGGTATTTTATAATGTCAAGCCTTCAGATCTCCGCCATAAGCTACGAAGATCATACCGAAAGGCATTTTCCAGATTCCGAGAGAAAGGTAGATATCTCAATCAGTTAGAAGAGTGGAAGGGATCACTCGAAGCTGTTTCGTACTACATGGGCGAGGAGGTCATCTGGAAACCCAATCT TGATACAAATGAGCTTCGTAATCGCCTTGTGTTCAAAGTAGAGAAACTCTTGGTAAAGAGAAGCGTTCATTTAGAGCTTGAAAGAACCGTGCAGGAAAAGAGAAATGTTCCTTTACAGGTTGCAAGATATAAGGTGGGTCTCAATGGGCTTATAGAAGATTTTAAAAAGAGTTGGTGTCAAAAGAGCCGGGAGAGGAATGGGTTTTTTGGCATTTATGGCAGCGGAGGTTCTGGAAAAACCACCTTAGCGAAAGAATTTTTCAATCGCAATTTTTCAGACTATGAGCGATCAAGTTTTCTGTTCAATGTTCGTGAAACATCTGATAATGGTAAACTAGCTTCTTTGCAAAATAAGCTCCTCACAGATCTGTTCCCTACTTGGAATCAGAAAATTACTAGTATAGAAGAAGGAAGAATCCTCCTCAAGTATAGTCTTCAAAATTTGAGTTCCTTCATTGTGGTGATAGATGATGTTGATGACCTGAGACAATTAAATGCACTAGTACCCTTCTATAACTTAAATAACAGGAGTTTAGTAATTGTCACAGCCCGTGAAAAGTGCGTTTTGACAGAGGCCGATATTAGTGTTCATTATAAGATTAAACGAATGAAACCACAGCATGGCATAGAGCTCTTTTCATATTATGCATTTGACAAGCCAGATCCACcaattgaatattttgatttaGTAAGCCGTTTTGTGGAAAAATGTCAAGGTTTGCCTTTGTCTATTCAAGTTTTGGGCTGTCATGTTTCTCATGGGATCAAGAATGGTTCGATGCTAGAATTAGAAAACGTCAGAAAGACATTGGATATAAAAGGTTTACTTCAATTATGCTATGATACTCTGGAAGAGGAGGAAAAGGAGATCTTCCTAGATATAGCATGCCTTTTCATAGAGAAAAGCGTAAAAATAGCCAAGAGATTATGGAAGGCTAAGGGATGGAATGCTGAACGTGCACTTCAGACCCTGGAAAACAAATGTTTTGTTGACGTGGTGCCGCAAGGTTTTGATGAAGAGCCACCCGCTGATGTTTTCAGAATGCATCATGAACTCCGTCAGTTGGGAACAGAAATGGCTCGTGAAAGACAGATTCGTCGGCCGTGGCGTCAAAATGATAAACTTTTG GTTTTAAACAACTTCAAAAAAGTTCTTCAAATCAAAGATGAAAGCTTTAGATGTCTCAATTCCATTCGGGATATGTCTATTACATATTTTCTGGAGAAATCAAGGACGACATCTGCTTTACAATGGATTGAGTTCAACAGCAAATCCATTCCTTCATGGATTCCTCTCCAAAATTTGGAGGGTTTAAGCATTACAGCAGCAGGGATACCCAAGAGATGGTGGCAGGAACATAAACAG GGCCCTCAGAATCTGAAAGAGCTGCTTTGCGAGTTTACAGAGCTTCATTGCACGGAGAAAGAAGTTCTTAAGAAAAACTGGAACAAGTATTCGATGTCCTTAGGAATGTTAAGTGGACTAGAAAGTCTTATCCTAAAATTAAAGtcaaaaggaaaaaggacagaCATTGAAGTTGAATGGAGTTCCTTCCTAGAGTCAGTCATAGAACCAGCCAGTCTTGTAACCTTGGGTTTGTTTGGTTGCTGTATAAAAGGGAATATACATTTAAACAGTAGTAGGCAGCCAGCTGATACTACTTTTCTGGGATGTCTTGAAACCATAACTCTAAATAATTTGAGGAACACATCCAAGGTTTCAATTATTGGAAATTATTGCCCCATACTTAAATGTcttaagattgaatcaatggaagCTCTAGTTGAGGTGAATTTAGAAGGGTTAGAAAGATTGAAATGCCTGAAGGTGTTCGAGTGTCATAAATTGAAAAAACTATTGGGCAGTGGTATGCTGGAACTTGAAATGTTAAGCATAGAATCCTGTTCCGAGTTAGAAACTTTACTAAATCTTCAAGGTTTGAGATCCCTGAagaggattaggattatgttttgTGAGGTGTTGCAAGCTATCAATGGTATGAAATGTTTAAGTTCCGTGGAAGATGTTACCATTACGGGCTGTTCGGCGCTGTCTAACTTAACAGGTATTGAAGAATTGAAGCGACTGAGGGGAATGATACTTTCAGGCGGTTCTATGTGGAAATGTGTTAGTGGCTTCGAG CGCCTGCCGTCAGAGTTTACCGTTGTAATGGGGCGGCCAGCCATGTCAtcattgaatgaagatggaattTGCAAGGTAATTTCTACAGTGGATTCTCACGATAGATTTGAGTCTAGAAGAGAAGGGTACCAGAAGCTCCGGTCATTACAGAAATCTCAACAGTCATTCGGTGCTATCATCTTATGCGCTATGGTTGTCAGTAAATCTCCAGCATATATGGACAGAGAACCTCAGTTCGGGGGAACAGTACCTCTCAGTTGGGGAAGTGATGAAAAGTTGGTATATACCATTGTGGTTACTGACCCGAATGAAACATCCATTGTCTCAAATGGTATTCCAAGTTACTGTTGGATGCCAACATTTGAATTAATAAACAGACGGGGGTGCTTGCATCCTGAGGTGAGAGGAAGAATAGTGGAGGGTTTTATAATAGGATTGAACAAAGGCCGTGAATGCGAAACATTACCAATATTGAAAATACTAACTGATCAGCTATATACAGCTGAGGTTGTAACTGATACTGATACTGATTATGATTCTGATTGGGGGGATAACTCATAA